The stretch of DNA CCTTGATATTTTTTAGCCATTTATGCTCAGTTTCTGCTTCAGAAAATGCTTTGATGACTTCAGGTGTGCCGTCGGCTTCACCAATACCGTACACGCCATTTTCGTCGGTGATTTTTACGATAATGGTATTTTCACTCCAGTTGGTTGCTTCAACGTTTACTGGAATAAATTCAACCGATGTAATTTTTGCTACAGACATCGTTATACCTCAACTTGATGTAGTGCAGTTGCTGATTGTTCAGCAGATTGGTTTGTTTCTTTTGTTGCTGGAGCGGCAACCGTGGTAGTAAAAAGTTCAGGATGGTCACGACGAATCCACTTCATTAGACATACGCCTAGGATGAAGTAAAGGACGATCATTGGCAGGCCAACCACAACACACATAGATTTAATCGTGTCGATACTACCACCCATGAAGAACGCTGCCATTGACACTGCACCGATACCAATTGCCCAAATCATACGTACAGAGACATCAGGATCCGCGTCGTGATCGAGCTCTTTGGTTGTCATCATCGACACCGCCATTGCTGCTGAAGTCATCGTTGTTGACATCAGGAAGAATTCAACCACTAGGAAGATAACGAGAATGATCGCACCAAACGGTAGTGACTTAATGGTTTGGATGATGGCGCTAGATACACCTGACTCTGACATCCATTGTAGAACTGGAAGCGTACCAGAGATCTCGTTGTACACTGAGTAACTACCGAAGATCGCAATAAAGAATGCACAACCAGCAGAACCAAAGGTAATCGTCGTTAGCACTAGTTGCTTGATTGTACGACCTTTAGAAATACGCGCTAAGAACACACCCATCATCACTAGGTAAGCAAAGTACCAAGCCCAGTAGTACATAGTCCAAGCTTGTGGGAAGCCCGATTTTTGGACTGGGTCAGTCCAGAAGCTCATACGAATGTAGTTGTTGAACATTACGCCTACGCTGTCAAAGAAGTAAGCGAAGATGAATGCGGTAGGACCTGAAACTAGGATTACAATACCCAGAGCGAATGCTGCGTAAACACACGCATTAGCCAGTTTAGATACCCCTTTCTTCATGCCCGCAAACATCACAAGCGCGTAGAAAGCGATGAATAGTACGATGATGCCAACTTGCATGGTCAGACCGTTTTTGATGCCAGTTAGGTTTTCAACACCTGAACCGATCAAATCAACAGCAAGACCCATTGACGTTGAGAATGCACCTAGCGTACCGAAAATCGCCACGATATCGATAATGTAGCCAACGATACCATTAGCATGCTTCTCACCAATTACCGTTTTTACTAGTTGACTAAGGCGAAGGTTACGGTGCTTCATCTTATGTAGGTAGTAAGCAAACGGAACTGCTGGCATACAGAAGATCGCCCAGCCAGTTGGACCCCAGTGGAATAGCGTAAAAGTGATTAGCCATTGAGCAGCTTCAGGTGTGCCTTTTTCTGCAAACATCGGTGGACTTTGCATGTAGTACATTGGCTCACCAACTGCCCAGAAGATCAGTGCCGCACCCACGCCCGCAGAAAAGATCATAAACGCGTAGCTTGCGTAGCTAAATTCAGGTGCATCTGATTCTGTGCCTAGCTTGATATTACCAAAACGGCTTAGAGCTAGGTAAAGTAGGAACATTAGGCATGAGAAACCAGCAAGCTGGATAAACCAACCGATGTCATTGGTTACCCATCTCATACCGGCATTTGCAGCTGCGCCAGATTGTTCAGGGAAGAGTACAGCGAGCCCGAGTGCCAAAAATGTAAAACTAATGGCGGGCCAGAACAGTTTGTGGTCTAGGTTATTGAATTTCATTGCAATTCCTTGCTAATTATAATTTGCTGCCATTCTCGATCATGGTGGTGCGAATCGTCGCCACATTGAGATCGCGGATAGCGGTATTGGTATCAATGGCTTGTACAGCAGCAACACCAGCTGCGTGGCCTAATTCAAAACACTGAGCCGTTACGCGAGCAGAAGCGAGTGCTTCGTGTTCTGCACTTAAACAGCGGCCTGCCACGATGATGTTTTCACCGATTACAGGTACTAGCGTGTGGAATGGGATATCGTAGTAATCATTTAGCAGCCAATGCAGTTTAGGTTTGTCAC from Vibrio taketomensis encodes:
- a CDS encoding BCCT family transporter, yielding MKFNNLDHKLFWPAISFTFLALGLAVLFPEQSGAAANAGMRWVTNDIGWFIQLAGFSCLMFLLYLALSRFGNIKLGTESDAPEFSYASYAFMIFSAGVGAALIFWAVGEPMYYMQSPPMFAEKGTPEAAQWLITFTLFHWGPTGWAIFCMPAVPFAYYLHKMKHRNLRLSQLVKTVIGEKHANGIVGYIIDIVAIFGTLGAFSTSMGLAVDLIGSGVENLTGIKNGLTMQVGIIVLFIAFYALVMFAGMKKGVSKLANACVYAAFALGIVILVSGPTAFIFAYFFDSVGVMFNNYIRMSFWTDPVQKSGFPQAWTMYYWAWYFAYLVMMGVFLARISKGRTIKQLVLTTITFGSAGCAFFIAIFGSYSVYNEISGTLPVLQWMSESGVSSAIIQTIKSLPFGAIILVIFLVVEFFLMSTTMTSAAMAVSMMTTKELDHDADPDVSVRMIWAIGIGAVSMAAFFMGGSIDTIKSMCVVVGLPMIVLYFILGVCLMKWIRRDHPELFTTTVAAPATKETNQSAEQSATALHQVEV